The proteins below are encoded in one region of Tolumonas auensis DSM 9187:
- the treR gene encoding trehalose operon repressor TreR, with protein MTKRLTILDIARLSGVGKSTVSRVLNQDPNVNPQTRDRVEAVIREHGFEPSKSARAMRTNSARLVGIIVSRLDSASENRAVRGMLEVLYARGYDAMLMESEFDPAKVDEHLALLARRGVDGVILFAFSALDLERLRSWQDNLILMARAWPDMSSVCYDDEGAIQQILEKLYAAGRHQIDFIGVDQSDATTGALRLQAYQQFCTAHQLPCRYLTGSLDVQSGYDLTARLLTPATDAVVCATDTLAMGAAKYLQEQQRHDIQLTGVGNNPLLHFLFPQVLSVDPGYKQAGRLAAEQLLLQLEQQAEPCAQIAPSHDL; from the coding sequence ATGACTAAACGCTTAACCATTCTCGACATCGCCAGACTGAGCGGGGTGGGTAAATCCACCGTCTCACGGGTACTGAATCAGGATCCCAACGTCAATCCGCAAACCCGTGATCGGGTGGAAGCCGTGATCCGCGAACATGGTTTTGAGCCCAGTAAATCAGCCAGAGCAATGCGCACCAACAGCGCCCGGCTGGTGGGAATCATCGTTTCCCGGCTCGATTCGGCTTCCGAAAACCGCGCCGTTCGCGGCATGCTCGAAGTGCTGTATGCCCGTGGTTATGATGCGATGCTGATGGAGAGCGAATTCGACCCCGCTAAAGTGGATGAACACTTAGCCTTACTTGCCCGTCGTGGCGTGGATGGCGTGATCCTGTTTGCCTTCAGTGCACTGGATCTGGAACGGCTGCGCTCCTGGCAGGATAACCTGATATTAATGGCACGGGCCTGGCCAGATATGTCCTCAGTCTGCTACGACGATGAGGGCGCCATTCAGCAGATCCTGGAAAAACTGTATGCCGCGGGGCGCCATCAAATCGACTTCATTGGTGTCGATCAGAGTGATGCCACCACCGGTGCCCTGCGCCTGCAGGCGTATCAGCAATTTTGCACGGCACATCAGCTTCCCTGCCGTTATCTGACCGGTTCGCTGGATGTACAGAGCGGTTATGATCTCACCGCCAGACTGCTTACGCCTGCGACCGATGCCGTGGTCTGCGCTACCGATACCCTGGCGATGGGAGCCGCCAAATATCTGCAGGAACAACAGCGCCACGATATTCAGCTCACCGGCGTGGGAAATAATCCATTACTGCATTTCCTCTTCCCACAGGTGCTATCGGTAGATCCGGGATACAAACAGGCTGGTCGTCTGGCGGCAGAACAATTGCTGTTACAGTTGGAACAGCAGGCGGAACCCTGTGCACAAATAGCACCTTCCCACGACTTATAG
- a CDS encoding YhcH/YjgK/YiaL family protein, giving the protein MFIGNLQELDDVLLHPLIAAVLRDFVATNADVLELPKGKIDLTVPAQFAPADMPKDPLFMIVSMDTSQLVTERRAEFHDTYLDIQLLLSGEEWIGIGPHTVELDRADNPHPDLYFMDEPSTTYVGLQPGDFVVIAPGELHTPLCTLTEPGQLRKIVFKVHKALLAPSA; this is encoded by the coding sequence ATGTTTATTGGTAACTTACAGGAACTGGATGACGTATTACTGCATCCGCTGATTGCGGCTGTATTGCGTGACTTTGTCGCAACTAATGCAGATGTACTGGAACTGCCAAAAGGCAAAATAGATCTGACGGTTCCGGCGCAGTTTGCTCCGGCCGATATGCCGAAAGACCCACTCTTTATGATTGTGTCGATGGATACCTCCCAACTGGTGACCGAACGTCGTGCTGAATTTCATGATACGTATCTGGATATTCAGCTATTGCTGTCGGGCGAGGAGTGGATTGGCATCGGACCTCATACTGTGGAACTGGATCGGGCGGATAATCCGCATCCTGATCTCTATTTCATGGACGAGCCGTCAACCACTTATGTTGGTCTGCAGCCCGGTGATTTTGTGGTCATCGCGCCGGGTGAACTGCATACGCCGCTGTGCACACTGACGGAGCCGGGTCAGTTACGCAAAATAGTATTCAAGGTACACAAAGCGCTGTTAGCGCCATCCGCATAA